One Elusimicrobiota bacterium genomic window carries:
- a CDS encoding DUF47 family protein has product MWFRKRFNFYQMLLDQARMSEQGLGLLVAFVQNPTQELGERVEAAEKNADDLRRALIEALNRTFVTPLDREDIFALSRAIDDMVDYAKSTVEEMLLFQTPTNQHLKDMADALYEGGRHIAQAVSKLPHIPNGIEESIILAKKTENQMEHLYRKALAELFKDPDLRKILKMREIYRHLSNAADRADEAANIISDILMKNT; this is encoded by the coding sequence ATGTGGTTCCGTAAACGGTTTAACTTTTATCAGATGTTGCTGGATCAGGCCCGCATGAGCGAGCAAGGGCTCGGCCTGCTGGTGGCGTTTGTCCAGAATCCCACCCAGGAGCTTGGGGAACGGGTGGAGGCGGCGGAGAAAAATGCGGATGACCTTCGCCGGGCGCTGATTGAGGCGCTCAACCGCACGTTTGTGACACCGCTCGACCGCGAAGATATTTTCGCGCTTTCTCGGGCCATCGATGACATGGTTGATTATGCGAAGTCGACTGTGGAAGAAATGCTGCTCTTTCAGACGCCGACGAACCAGCACCTCAAGGATATGGCGGACGCCCTTTACGAGGGGGGGAGGCACATCGCACAGGCGGTGTCGAAGCTGCCTCATATCCCGAATGGGATAGAAGAAAGCATTATCCTGGCCAAGAAGACCGAAAATCAGATGGAACATCTCTATCGGAAGGCTTTAGCGGAGCTTTTTAAGGACCCTGACCTGAGAAAGATCCTCAAAATGCGGGAGATCTATCGCCACCTCAGCAACGCGGCGGACCGTGCCGATGAAGCCGCCAACATCATCAGCGACATTCTCATGAAGAACACCTGA
- the hpnH gene encoding adenosyl-hopene transferase HpnH, whose amino-acid sequence MALSLLQNFQVGAYVMKHRFLGTKRFPLVLMLEPLFRCNLACSGCGKIQYPVEILKKDLTVDECIEAIEACGAPVVSIAGGEPLLHPEMPKIVAEYVKRKKFVYLCTNALLLERRLKEFVPSAYLTFSIHLDGLEKRHDELVCREGTFKAAVSAIRTAKAAGFRVTTNTTVFEGEKPEDLQGLFDYLTNDLKIDGMTISPGYAYQKAQDQEHFLRRERTRELFRQILKPSSGTGASCRPRWPFNHSSFFLEFLTGGKEYACTPWGNPTRNVFGWQKPCYLMSDGHTKTYQELMDTTDWDRYGTGKDPRCADCMAHCGYEPTAVLDATSGPAAMWRSLKDSIYG is encoded by the coding sequence ATGGCGTTGTCCTTGTTGCAAAACTTCCAAGTTGGCGCCTATGTCATGAAACACCGGTTTCTGGGGACCAAACGGTTCCCGCTGGTTCTCATGCTGGAGCCGCTTTTCCGCTGCAACCTGGCATGTTCCGGGTGCGGCAAAATCCAATACCCCGTGGAAATCCTCAAAAAAGATCTGACGGTTGACGAATGCATCGAAGCCATTGAGGCATGCGGAGCGCCGGTGGTGTCCATCGCCGGAGGGGAACCGCTGCTTCATCCGGAGATGCCGAAAATTGTGGCGGAATACGTCAAACGAAAGAAATTTGTCTACCTTTGCACCAATGCGCTCCTGCTGGAGCGGCGGCTGAAGGAATTTGTGCCGTCGGCTTATTTAACGTTCAGCATTCATCTGGATGGTTTGGAGAAACGGCACGACGAGCTGGTGTGCCGTGAGGGAACCTTCAAGGCGGCTGTCAGCGCCATTCGGACCGCGAAAGCCGCTGGTTTCCGGGTGACGACCAATACGACGGTGTTTGAGGGGGAAAAGCCGGAGGACCTCCAGGGGCTTTTCGACTATTTGACGAACGATCTGAAGATCGACGGGATGACGATTTCTCCGGGCTATGCGTATCAGAAAGCCCAGGATCAGGAGCATTTTCTGCGGCGGGAGCGTACCCGTGAGCTGTTCCGCCAGATTCTCAAGCCCTCGTCAGGCACAGGAGCGTCGTGCCGGCCGCGATGGCCGTTTAATCATTCGTCTTTCTTTCTGGAGTTCCTGACGGGAGGGAAGGAGTATGCGTGTACGCCGTGGGGAAACCCGACCCGGAATGTTTTCGGCTGGCAGAAGCCGTGTTATCTGATGTCCGACGGGCATACGAAGACGTACCAGGAATTGATGGACACAACGGATTGGGACCGGTATGGGACAGGGAAAGATCCTCGCTGCGCGGATTGCATGGCGCACTGCGGTTATGAGCCGACGGCGGTCTTGGACGCCACGTCGGGACCGGCGGCTATGTGGCGGTCGCTGAAAGATTCGATTTATGGTTAA
- the shc gene encoding squalene--hopene cyclase, which produces MVKRVVSEIVSYVNADLLERNAARFLPGFSRRRLFKKPGHWDRIFPALEPVLSGEEKSISRTLKDSLERAQRWLLGKQNSLDGHWVSDLRADTTIESDMIMLYLFLGWHNRPAVREKIRRMALFILRSQNEEGGWPIYRNGPSEISATLKAYWALKLAGVEAGDPHLVKARECFFRLGGIHKINSYSKFYLSLFGLYDWAGVPAIPPELMFFPNWFYFNIYEMSSWTRGIVIPLSIVWAKRPKLPLPAHGRLDELFRPGEPRWVPVGGESLNPPEGFFSWRKFFLELDAFLKDMEGRGPYFLRGWALKRAERWMLEHNEKSDGLAAIFPAMLNTILALKALGHPDDHPVLQHNLKELERFYVDHGEDGLEIQPCVSPVWDTAISVMALAESGLRADHPSLIKATRWLLDKEVKMGGDWRVKNTTGPVGGWPFEYENAFYPDIDDTAMVLLALRRVKLEGPFAQAREKAFLRGLNWVLSMQSTNGGWAAFDVDNTKWIFTQIPFADHNAMIDPPTADVTARVLEALGLVGYDKTYPCVQRAVTFLKKEQEADGSWYGRWGVNYIYGTWQVVRGLTCVGENPDDPYIQNALEWLRSVQQPDGGWGERCDTYDDSRLKGKGPSTPSQTAWGIMAFLSCGYTEDPAVVQGIQYLLKTQRPDGSWDETEFTGTGFPKVFYLEYTYYRHYFPLLALGMYKRLTRHRRMPVPFSSLAMTE; this is translated from the coding sequence ATGGTTAAACGGGTTGTCTCTGAGATTGTTTCGTATGTCAACGCCGATCTCCTGGAACGGAATGCGGCGCGTTTTCTGCCGGGGTTCTCCCGCCGCCGGCTCTTCAAAAAGCCCGGCCACTGGGACCGGATCTTCCCGGCCCTGGAACCCGTTTTGTCGGGCGAAGAAAAATCGATCAGCCGGACCTTAAAGGACTCTCTGGAGCGTGCCCAGCGCTGGCTGCTGGGCAAGCAGAATTCTCTGGATGGTCACTGGGTCTCTGATCTGCGGGCCGATACGACCATCGAGTCGGACATGATCATGCTGTACCTCTTCCTGGGCTGGCACAACCGTCCCGCGGTCCGGGAGAAGATCCGGCGGATGGCTTTGTTTATCTTACGCTCTCAAAATGAAGAGGGTGGATGGCCCATTTACCGGAACGGCCCGAGCGAGATCTCCGCCACGTTAAAAGCCTACTGGGCCCTGAAGCTGGCCGGGGTTGAAGCCGGTGACCCTCATCTTGTCAAAGCCCGGGAGTGTTTCTTCCGGCTGGGCGGGATCCATAAAATTAATTCCTACAGTAAATTCTACCTTTCGCTTTTCGGTCTTTATGACTGGGCGGGGGTTCCGGCGATTCCACCGGAGCTGATGTTCTTTCCGAATTGGTTCTACTTCAATATTTACGAGATGTCCTCCTGGACGCGCGGCATCGTTATCCCGCTGTCCATTGTCTGGGCCAAGCGGCCGAAGCTGCCGTTGCCCGCCCATGGACGGCTCGACGAGCTTTTCCGCCCCGGGGAGCCGCGCTGGGTGCCGGTGGGGGGCGAGAGCCTGAATCCTCCGGAAGGGTTCTTTTCCTGGCGCAAATTCTTCCTCGAGCTGGACGCTTTCCTGAAAGACATGGAAGGACGCGGGCCCTACTTCCTGCGCGGCTGGGCGCTCAAAAGGGCCGAACGGTGGATGCTGGAACACAACGAAAAATCCGACGGGTTGGCAGCTATCTTTCCGGCCATGCTGAACACTATCCTGGCCTTGAAGGCCCTGGGCCATCCGGATGACCACCCGGTTCTGCAGCACAATTTAAAAGAGCTGGAGCGGTTCTATGTTGATCACGGGGAAGACGGTTTGGAGATTCAGCCCTGTGTGTCGCCGGTGTGGGATACCGCTATTTCCGTTATGGCGCTGGCGGAGTCGGGGCTTCGGGCCGATCATCCTTCGCTGATCAAGGCAACCCGCTGGTTGCTCGATAAAGAAGTGAAAATGGGCGGGGATTGGCGCGTGAAGAACACGACCGGTCCTGTCGGCGGCTGGCCGTTTGAATATGAAAATGCCTTCTACCCGGATATCGACGATACGGCGATGGTCCTTTTGGCGTTGCGCCGGGTGAAACTTGAAGGGCCCTTTGCTCAGGCGCGGGAAAAAGCATTCCTGCGCGGTTTGAATTGGGTGCTGTCCATGCAAAGCACCAACGGCGGATGGGCCGCCTTTGACGTGGACAATACGAAATGGATCTTTACCCAGATTCCGTTTGCCGATCATAACGCGATGATCGATCCGCCGACGGCGGATGTGACCGCCCGTGTTTTAGAGGCGCTGGGTCTGGTCGGTTATGACAAAACCTATCCATGCGTGCAGCGCGCCGTCACGTTCCTGAAAAAAGAGCAGGAAGCCGACGGATCATGGTACGGCCGGTGGGGTGTGAATTATATTTACGGGACCTGGCAGGTGGTCCGCGGTCTGACCTGTGTCGGGGAAAATCCGGATGATCCGTATATCCAGAATGCGCTGGAGTGGCTGCGAAGCGTTCAGCAGCCGGACGGCGGATGGGGCGAGCGTTGTGACACGTATGACGATTCCCGCCTGAAGGGGAAAGGCCCCAGCACCCCCAGCCAGACGGCGTGGGGGATCATGGCCTTTCTATCGTGCGGTTATACGGAGGATCCGGCGGTTGTCCAGGGGATCCAGTATCTTCTGAAAACGCAGCGGCCGGACGGGTCCTGGGATGAAACCGAGTTCACCGGAACCGGTTTCCCGAAAGTTTTTTATCTGGAGTACACCTACTATCGACATTACTTCCCGCTCCTGGCCCTCGGGATGTATAAACGGTTGACGCGCCATCGTCGCATGCCCGTTCCCTTCTCTTCGCTCGCCATGACGGAATAA
- the hpnA gene encoding hopanoid-associated sugar epimerase, giving the protein MPRALVTGGSGFIGSHVVRHLLAQKATVRCLIRPNSTRKNLDGLSVEYVIGDLRDPGSLKLAVRDCDWLFHVAADYRLWVRHPEEMDRVNIQGTRDLFEAAAEAKIQRIVFTSSVSAIGRPLVDGHLGIGREELEPAPDQLVGPYKKSKFLSDQLARDFVSKGWPIVIVNPSTPIGSRDIKPTPTGKMIVDFLNRKMPGYVETGLNFVDVENVAAGHWLAAQKGRIGDRYILGNRNMTLKAFLDMLAKIAGLPAPRFRIPYAVAWMAGAVSTGLSYLTNQEPAIPLNGVRMAHERMYYDASKAVRELGLPQTPIEEALQKAVSWFRQNGYVKP; this is encoded by the coding sequence ATGCCTCGCGCTCTGGTTACAGGAGGCAGCGGGTTCATCGGCAGTCATGTGGTCCGCCATCTCCTGGCGCAAAAGGCCACCGTTCGCTGCCTCATCCGGCCAAACTCCACGCGTAAAAATCTGGACGGGCTTTCCGTCGAGTATGTGATCGGCGATCTGCGCGATCCCGGATCCTTGAAATTAGCGGTTCGGGATTGCGACTGGCTTTTCCACGTGGCGGCGGATTACCGGCTCTGGGTCCGTCATCCCGAAGAAATGGACCGGGTCAACATTCAGGGCACCCGCGATCTCTTTGAAGCGGCGGCCGAAGCGAAAATCCAGCGGATCGTGTTTACATCAAGTGTCTCGGCCATCGGGCGGCCTCTGGTTGACGGGCATCTGGGGATCGGGCGGGAGGAGTTGGAACCGGCCCCGGATCAGCTGGTCGGTCCGTACAAGAAGTCCAAATTTCTCTCCGATCAGCTGGCCCGCGATTTTGTTTCAAAAGGCTGGCCGATCGTCATCGTCAATCCGTCGACTCCCATCGGCTCCCGCGACATCAAACCCACTCCAACCGGAAAAATGATCGTGGATTTTCTGAATCGCAAGATGCCGGGATACGTCGAAACCGGGCTCAATTTTGTTGATGTCGAGAACGTGGCCGCCGGGCACTGGCTGGCCGCTCAAAAAGGCCGCATCGGCGATCGTTACATTCTCGGCAACCGCAACATGACCCTCAAAGCCTTTCTGGATATGCTGGCGAAAATCGCAGGCCTTCCGGCTCCGCGTTTTCGGATTCCCTATGCGGTCGCCTGGATGGCCGGAGCCGTCAGCACGGGGCTGTCGTACCTCACGAACCAAGAGCCCGCTATCCCGCTCAACGGTGTCCGCATGGCTCATGAAAGGATGTATTACGACGCTTCCAAAGCAGTTCGCGAGCTCGGGCTTCCACAGACGCCCATTGAAGAAGCGCTTCAAAAAGCGGTGAGCTGGTTCCGTCAGAATGGGTACGTAAAACCATGA
- a CDS encoding NUDIX hydrolase has protein sequence MKLTNRYKEHLLKIAHHYQGNAVGFRTDTIRLPDGKTAQREYLTHPGAVGVLAFPKQDRVILIKQYRYPVGDFTYEIPAGKLSKGEDPLACVKRELEEEAGVRAGKIRKLLAFWPTAAFSDELIHVYVATELVQTQVNPDDDEYLEIVEMPTARLERMIQKGKIRDSKTVIAYLAWKTFLSGRRRASR, from the coding sequence ATGAAATTAACGAACCGCTACAAAGAACATCTTCTAAAAATCGCTCATCACTATCAAGGAAACGCGGTTGGATTTCGAACGGATACCATCCGTCTGCCGGACGGGAAGACCGCTCAGCGCGAGTATCTCACCCATCCGGGAGCGGTGGGAGTGCTGGCGTTTCCAAAACAAGACCGCGTCATTTTGATCAAGCAATACCGCTACCCCGTGGGCGACTTTACCTACGAGATCCCCGCCGGGAAACTGTCCAAGGGGGAGGACCCGCTGGCGTGCGTGAAACGGGAACTCGAAGAGGAAGCGGGGGTTCGCGCCGGGAAAATCCGGAAACTCCTCGCGTTCTGGCCTACGGCGGCTTTTTCAGATGAACTCATTCACGTGTACGTGGCGACGGAACTGGTTCAAACACAGGTCAACCCCGACGATGATGAATACCTGGAAATTGTGGAAATGCCGACGGCCCGGCTGGAGCGGATGATTCAGAAAGGTAAAATCCGGGATTCGAAAACAGTGATTGCTTACCTGGCCTGGAAAACTTTTTTGAGCGGACGAAGACGGGCCAGCCGGTAA
- a CDS encoding TldD/PmbA family protein → MNLVLTGERVLAETGRRLPGAQAEAFLLASESRNTEWSEGAPENDALSQSQGLGLRVVHEGRLGFGYTNQLTLDAVSAVVERAAAGARLCAAEPLLEIPESPKAASSPVELQLVDPSLNLASSESRASFLKEVEADVKRRDPRLAKVLRASYREGRVRTAVVNNRGVRVSGEGTHVSFALACVAVEGSETQVGYGFQAVRHHADLKTGWVVDKTVEHTLSLLGGKQLPSGRYDLLLDPFVAAEILELIASALRADQVLKGKSFLGGRVGESVGASCLDLIDDGRLLRGLGSSPYDAEGLPTQTTVLIRQGVLQGFLYDSYNARRAGKLSSGNAGRASYKSVPGPEETNFYLKPGTQSPETLVSSSRSGIYVRSVMGLHTVDVISGDFSLGVMGERIENGRRTHGVRGVTIAGNLLDLMKNVTAVGSDLIFSGSVGSPTLCIRDISVGGA, encoded by the coding sequence GTGAATTTAGTTCTCACGGGCGAGCGCGTTTTAGCGGAAACCGGTCGTCGTCTTCCTGGAGCGCAGGCCGAAGCTTTTTTGCTTGCGTCCGAGAGCCGGAATACGGAATGGAGCGAAGGCGCTCCGGAAAACGATGCCTTATCGCAAAGTCAGGGTCTCGGGTTGCGCGTGGTTCATGAAGGACGCTTGGGGTTTGGTTACACCAACCAGCTGACGCTGGATGCGGTCAGTGCCGTGGTGGAGCGGGCCGCGGCCGGCGCGCGCCTTTGTGCGGCGGAACCTTTGCTGGAAATTCCGGAGTCTCCGAAAGCGGCTTCTTCGCCGGTGGAGCTGCAGCTCGTCGATCCGTCCCTGAATTTGGCTTCTTCGGAATCCCGGGCGTCCTTTTTAAAAGAAGTCGAGGCCGACGTGAAGCGGCGTGATCCCCGTTTGGCCAAAGTGCTTCGCGCCAGTTACCGGGAGGGGCGTGTCCGTACCGCGGTCGTCAATAATCGCGGTGTGCGGGTGAGCGGGGAGGGGACCCACGTCAGTTTCGCTCTGGCCTGTGTGGCGGTGGAAGGGAGCGAAACGCAGGTGGGTTATGGTTTTCAGGCGGTCCGGCACCACGCGGATTTGAAAACCGGCTGGGTCGTTGACAAGACCGTTGAGCACACGTTATCGCTCCTGGGGGGGAAACAGCTCCCGTCCGGGCGTTACGATCTGTTGCTGGATCCTTTCGTCGCCGCGGAGATTCTGGAACTGATCGCCAGCGCTTTGCGGGCCGATCAGGTATTGAAGGGAAAATCGTTCCTTGGCGGCAGGGTCGGAGAATCCGTCGGAGCGTCGTGCCTGGATCTGATCGATGATGGGCGTTTGTTGCGCGGGCTCGGCAGTTCACCGTATGATGCGGAGGGACTCCCGACTCAAACGACCGTTTTGATCCGGCAAGGCGTGCTTCAAGGATTTTTGTATGACAGCTATAATGCTCGCCGGGCCGGGAAGCTGTCCAGCGGCAATGCCGGACGGGCCTCTTACAAAAGCGTTCCGGGACCGGAAGAGACCAATTTTTATTTGAAGCCCGGCACCCAATCGCCCGAGACGCTCGTGTCGAGCAGCCGTTCGGGGATTTACGTCCGCAGCGTGATGGGGCTGCATACCGTTGATGTCATCTCGGGCGATTTCTCGCTCGGGGTCATGGGCGAGCGGATTGAAAACGGCCGCCGGACGCACGGGGTTCGCGGCGTCACCATCGCCGGCAATCTGTTGGATCTGATGAAGAACGTGACCGCGGTGGGGTCGGATCTGATTTTTTCAGGGTCGGTGGGATCGCCCACCCTCTGCATTCGCGATATATCCGTAGGAGGCGCCTAA
- a CDS encoding shikimate dehydrogenase → MKVSGDTQLFGIMGCPIEHSLSPVMHNAAFEALGIRAVYVPFLVKPEELGKATMALRALGVSGVNVTVPHKGAVIEFLDEIDQSAKQIGAVNTIVQKNKRLHGYNTDGAGFILSLRKDGHFDPEGKKVVILGAGGAASAAAMSLAEAGVRRIVIANRNKTRSEILAKRVLRHFDRETLPVALDESRALYWLMKESDLLVNATSVGLVGNERLNINPNGLHRKLFVFDLVYRETALLKMAKRRGLKTLDGLGMLVSQGARSFELFTGKRAPFRVMRNAAEQALKFRK, encoded by the coding sequence ATGAAAGTATCAGGAGACACGCAGCTTTTCGGCATCATGGGATGCCCGATCGAGCATTCGCTTTCGCCGGTCATGCATAACGCCGCTTTTGAGGCCCTGGGGATCCGCGCGGTGTACGTGCCCTTCCTCGTCAAACCGGAAGAACTCGGGAAGGCGACGATGGCCTTGCGCGCGCTGGGAGTCTCCGGCGTGAACGTGACGGTGCCGCACAAGGGAGCGGTCATTGAGTTTTTGGATGAAATCGACCAGTCGGCCAAGCAGATCGGAGCCGTGAACACGATCGTACAGAAGAATAAACGCCTTCATGGCTACAACACGGATGGCGCCGGGTTTATCCTGTCTCTGCGAAAAGACGGTCATTTTGATCCGGAGGGGAAAAAGGTTGTGATTTTAGGGGCCGGCGGCGCGGCCAGCGCGGCCGCGATGTCTTTAGCCGAAGCTGGTGTGCGGCGGATCGTCATCGCCAATCGCAACAAAACGCGCTCCGAGATCCTGGCCAAGCGGGTCCTGCGCCATTTTGACCGCGAGACGCTTCCGGTGGCTCTGGATGAATCCCGGGCGCTCTACTGGCTGATGAAGGAAAGCGACCTCTTGGTGAACGCCACCTCCGTCGGGCTCGTCGGGAACGAGCGGCTCAATATCAATCCGAACGGTCTGCACCGGAAACTCTTTGTGTTTGATCTGGTCTACCGGGAAACCGCGCTTCTGAAGATGGCCAAGCGGCGCGGGTTGAAAACACTGGACGGCCTGGGCATGCTCGTGTCCCAGGGGGCGCGTTCCTTCGAGCTCTTCACCGGCAAGCGGGCGCCGTTTCGCGTGATGAGAAACGCGGCGGAGCAAGCATTGAAGTTCAGAAAATAA
- the aroC gene encoding chorismate synthase, translated as MMRYLTAGESHGRSLTAILEGMPAGVAVTEEDIRKDLARRQKGHGRGPRMAIEADRVQITSGVRWGETLGSPITLVIENKDWEKWQKLLSVDPADRDDSKRVIKPRPGHADLVGMLKYDRRDAQDILERASARETAVRVAVGAVCRKLLEVFGIQVYSFVRELGPHHLDLSTLQSLSPKDLIAATEQSPVRCPDAGLSAKMVEEIETAKSAGDTLGGIFTVIVDGCPAGLGSHVQGDRKLCARLAGALMSIQAIKGVEIGLGFEAARQRGSQVHDEILHDPARGYYRGSNNAGGFEGGMTNGERLVLSAAMKPIATLMKPLQSVNVETKEPFKAEVIRSDVTAVPAAGVVGEAVVAFEVANALCEKFGGDSLREMKDNFDRYAAHVRKR; from the coding sequence ATGATGCGATATTTGACAGCAGGGGAATCTCACGGCCGTTCACTCACCGCCATCCTGGAAGGGATGCCGGCGGGGGTGGCGGTTACGGAAGAGGACATTCGGAAGGACCTGGCCCGCCGCCAGAAAGGGCATGGCCGCGGCCCGCGCATGGCCATCGAAGCCGACCGCGTCCAGATCACCAGTGGTGTTCGCTGGGGAGAAACGCTGGGGTCGCCCATTACACTCGTCATCGAGAATAAGGATTGGGAGAAGTGGCAGAAGCTGCTTTCCGTTGATCCGGCGGATCGCGACGACTCCAAGCGCGTGATCAAACCGCGCCCGGGCCACGCGGATCTGGTTGGGATGCTGAAATACGACCGGCGCGACGCGCAGGATATCCTGGAACGGGCTTCCGCGCGGGAGACCGCGGTTCGTGTGGCGGTCGGCGCGGTTTGCCGAAAGCTGCTGGAGGTTTTCGGCATCCAGGTGTATTCGTTCGTCCGGGAACTGGGCCCGCATCATCTGGATCTTTCGACGCTGCAGAGCCTGAGTCCAAAGGATCTGATCGCGGCTACGGAACAATCCCCGGTCCGTTGTCCGGACGCGGGACTGAGCGCCAAGATGGTCGAAGAAATCGAAACGGCCAAGTCTGCGGGGGATACACTGGGCGGTATTTTCACCGTGATCGTGGATGGATGCCCGGCGGGTCTCGGCAGCCACGTGCAGGGAGACCGTAAGCTGTGCGCGCGTCTGGCCGGAGCATTGATGTCCATTCAAGCCATCAAAGGTGTGGAGATCGGGCTTGGGTTTGAGGCCGCCCGGCAGCGCGGCAGCCAGGTCCATGATGAAATCCTTCATGACCCGGCGCGAGGGTATTACCGGGGCTCCAATAATGCCGGTGGTTTCGAGGGCGGCATGACCAACGGGGAGCGCCTCGTTCTGTCCGCGGCGATGAAGCCGATCGCCACGCTGATGAAGCCGCTTCAGTCGGTGAATGTGGAGACCAAAGAACCCTTCAAAGCGGAAGTGATCCGCTCGGATGTAACCGCGGTTCCTGCCGCTGGAGTCGTGGGAGAGGCGGTTGTCGCTTTCGAAGTCGCTAACGCCCTCTGCGAAAAATTCGGCGGGGATTCCTTACGGGAAATGAAAGACAACTTCGACCGGTATGCGGCTCATGTCCGGAAACGATAG
- a CDS encoding shikimate kinase: MNIVLTGFMGTGKTAVGRHLAERLKASFHDVDALIVKRAGKPVAQIFAEEGEPAFRELERQVIAELATKDHAVIATGGGALVDSANRTALERSSLLVCLTARTGTLLERLKDDVTRPLLAGEDLSAKIERLMKERESVYAACRYQVATDGKTIAEVAGDILQKVESQWPNG, encoded by the coding sequence ATGAATATCGTCTTAACAGGTTTTATGGGGACGGGGAAAACCGCTGTCGGACGTCATCTGGCGGAACGCCTGAAGGCTTCTTTCCATGACGTGGATGCGCTGATCGTCAAGCGGGCGGGAAAACCTGTGGCTCAGATTTTTGCCGAAGAGGGCGAACCCGCGTTCCGGGAGCTGGAACGCCAGGTGATCGCTGAGTTGGCGACCAAAGACCATGCGGTGATCGCCACGGGGGGCGGGGCTTTGGTCGACTCCGCGAACCGGACCGCGCTGGAACGCTCGAGCCTTCTGGTCTGCCTGACCGCGCGCACCGGAACGCTCTTGGAACGGCTGAAAGACGATGTCACGCGGCCGCTTCTGGCGGGCGAAGATCTGTCAGCGAAAATCGAACGTCTGATGAAAGAACGGGAATCCGTCTACGCCGCCTGCAGGTATCAGGTGGCGACGGATGGCAAAACTATCGCCGAAGTCGCCGGCGATATCCTTCAGAAAGTGGAATCCCAATGGCCGAACGGATGA
- the aroB gene encoding 3-dehydroquinate synthase: MNQPISLQVCDQTSEIWVGQPLSRFVSHLAHQAAVSGTQVGIICDAAVASSYGKALKRELIKADFAAELFVVPSGEKSKSLAQASRLYRLLARRRFERRSWLIAVGGGVVGDLTGFVAATYLRGIQYVQMPTTLLAQVDSSIGGKTGVDLPEGKNLVGSFCQARIVWIDPTLLRTLPKEHWRNGLAEVIKYGAIYDAKLFSTLEEKIDILKKGYSPLWMSIIARCAEIKAEIVQDDPVEIKGKRAILNFGHSVGHAIEAAGGYKTTLHGEAISIGMFVAGYLSSQMGLLEPVDRIRLGTLLTQAGLPSRVKRPIPREQLMQFLARDKKVEDGIVKFVLLQSLGKAVSCQTVPPDLLDPALAASGL, encoded by the coding sequence ATGAATCAGCCGATCTCGCTTCAAGTCTGTGATCAGACCTCCGAAATCTGGGTGGGGCAGCCGTTGTCCCGGTTCGTCTCGCATCTTGCTCATCAGGCGGCTGTTTCGGGGACCCAGGTCGGGATTATCTGCGATGCCGCGGTCGCTTCCTCCTACGGGAAGGCGTTGAAACGTGAGCTGATCAAGGCGGATTTTGCCGCGGAGCTGTTCGTCGTGCCTTCCGGAGAAAAATCCAAATCCCTGGCCCAGGCCAGCCGGCTTTACCGGCTTCTGGCCCGGCGCCGCTTTGAACGCCGTTCCTGGCTGATCGCGGTGGGTGGAGGAGTTGTGGGGGACCTCACCGGGTTTGTGGCCGCCACGTATTTGCGCGGGATTCAGTACGTTCAGATGCCGACCACGCTCCTCGCGCAGGTGGATTCTTCGATCGGCGGGAAAACAGGGGTGGATCTCCCGGAAGGGAAAAACCTGGTCGGTTCTTTTTGTCAGGCGAGGATCGTGTGGATCGATCCGACTCTGCTTCGGACGCTTCCGAAAGAGCATTGGCGTAATGGTTTAGCCGAGGTCATTAAGTACGGGGCGATCTATGACGCCAAGCTTTTCAGCACGCTGGAAGAAAAAATCGATATTTTGAAAAAAGGTTACTCCCCACTCTGGATGTCCATTATTGCCCGGTGCGCGGAGATTAAAGCGGAGATTGTTCAGGACGACCCGGTAGAGATCAAGGGAAAACGCGCCATTTTAAATTTCGGCCATTCCGTGGGACATGCCATTGAAGCGGCTGGCGGATACAAGACCACCCTTCATGGAGAAGCTATTTCCATCGGGATGTTTGTCGCCGGCTACCTCTCGTCGCAGATGGGGCTTCTGGAGCCGGTGGATCGTATCCGGTTGGGAACCCTTCTGACCCAGGCCGGCCTGCCTTCGCGCGTCAAACGACCGATTCCCCGCGAGCAGCTGATGCAGTTCCTGGCCCGGGACAAGAAAGTGGAAGACGGAATCGTAAAATTTGTTCTCCTGCAGTCCCTGGGCAAAGCCGTCAGCTGCCAGACCGTCCCGCCCGACCTCCTCGACCCCGCCCTCGCCGCGTCGGGGTTGTAG